One region of Chlorobiota bacterium genomic DNA includes:
- a CDS encoding RidA family protein: MNGTAYILGDRAQALANYPHARRVGDFIYVSGVSSRRFDNTHAGVTIKEDGSVQLDIREQTRAVIENIKAILEAAGAGLENVVDLLVMLVDMDDYAGMNEVYNQYFNGETGPVRTTCAVHQLPHPNLLIEMKAVAWKRAEAE, from the coding sequence ATGAACGGCACAGCATACATTCTTGGCGACCGCGCGCAGGCGTTGGCGAACTATCCCCACGCCCGGCGCGTTGGCGATTTCATCTACGTCTCCGGCGTCTCCTCACGCCGGTTCGACAACACCCACGCAGGGGTGACGATCAAGGAGGATGGAAGCGTCCAGCTGGACATCCGCGAGCAAACCCGCGCGGTGATTGAGAATATCAAGGCAATCCTGGAAGCCGCCGGGGCCGGGCTGGAGAACGTGGTGGACCTGCTGGTGATGCTGGTGGATATGGACGACTACGCCGGGATGAACGAGGTCTATAACCAGTACTTCAACGGGGAGACTGGGCCGGTCCGCACCACTTGCGCCGTCCACCAGCTTCCGCATCCGAACTTGTTGATTGAGATGAAAGCCGTGGCCTGGAAACGCGCC
- a CDS encoding YifB family Mg chelatase-like AAA ATPase, whose product MFSQLRSASTVGINAFLVEIETHVENQMYSFTIVGLPDNAVRESRERVAAAIKNSGLGVPAKKFTVNLAPADVRKEGSAFDLPIALGILTATGQIPAEPLRDTLVLGELALDGSLRPVHGVLPVVLAARQQGIRRIILPRDNADESALVEEVETIPATSLREVADYLSDVAPIAPHRVNRAELFASGNDFGVDLADVKGQENVKRAFEVAAAGGHNLIMVGPPGAGKTMIAKRMPTLLPPMAFDEALETTKIHSVAGILPHGAALVTARPFRSPHHTISDAALVGGGMGIARPGEISLAHHGVLFLDELPEFARNVLEVMRQPLEDNKITISRTKLSLTFPCNFMLVASMNPCPCGNFGNPNAECTCTPQQIQRYMSKISGPLLDRIDIHIEVAAVKYQELASKRSGESSADVRQRVVAARQRQAERFSGRTDAFKNADMTSSDIREHCALDAAGQELLKMAMSRLGLSARAYDKVLKVSRTIADLAGEETIRPEHLSEAIQYRSLDRQFWNV is encoded by the coding sequence ATGTTTTCTCAGCTTCGCTCCGCCAGCACCGTCGGGATCAACGCGTTTCTTGTTGAGATCGAGACGCACGTCGAAAACCAAATGTATTCCTTCACCATCGTTGGATTGCCCGACAACGCCGTGCGGGAAAGCCGTGAGCGGGTGGCGGCGGCAATCAAGAACAGCGGGCTTGGCGTTCCGGCAAAAAAGTTCACCGTCAACCTTGCCCCGGCTGATGTTCGCAAGGAAGGGTCGGCCTTCGATTTGCCAATCGCGCTGGGGATACTAACCGCCACCGGGCAAATTCCTGCCGAGCCGCTGCGCGACACGTTGGTGCTGGGGGAGCTTGCGTTGGATGGCTCGCTTCGTCCCGTCCACGGCGTGCTTCCGGTGGTGCTTGCTGCGCGCCAGCAGGGGATCCGCCGGATCATCCTTCCCCGCGACAACGCCGACGAATCGGCATTGGTGGAGGAGGTGGAGACGATCCCCGCAACTTCGCTCCGTGAGGTTGCCGACTATCTTAGCGATGTTGCGCCGATTGCCCCGCACCGCGTGAACCGTGCCGAGCTGTTCGCCAGCGGAAACGATTTCGGGGTGGATTTGGCCGACGTGAAAGGGCAGGAGAATGTGAAGCGTGCGTTCGAGGTTGCGGCGGCGGGGGGGCATAATCTTATCATGGTTGGTCCGCCCGGCGCGGGGAAAACGATGATCGCAAAACGGATGCCCACGCTGCTTCCGCCAATGGCGTTCGACGAAGCGTTGGAGACGACGAAGATTCATTCCGTGGCGGGAATCCTTCCGCACGGCGCGGCGTTGGTGACGGCGCGCCCGTTCCGCAGCCCGCACCACACCATCAGCGATGCCGCGCTGGTTGGCGGGGGAATGGGGATTGCTCGCCCGGGGGAGATTTCGCTGGCGCACCACGGCGTGCTGTTTTTGGATGAGCTTCCGGAGTTTGCGCGGAACGTGCTGGAGGTGATGCGCCAACCGTTGGAGGATAACAAGATCACCATCTCGCGCACAAAACTGAGCCTGACTTTTCCGTGCAATTTCATGTTGGTGGCCAGCATGAACCCTTGCCCGTGCGGCAACTTTGGCAACCCGAATGCCGAGTGCACCTGCACGCCGCAGCAGATCCAGCGGTACATGTCCAAAATCAGCGGGCCGCTGCTGGACCGGATTGATATCCACATTGAGGTTGCGGCGGTGAAGTATCAGGAGCTTGCATCGAAGCGGAGCGGGGAAAGCTCGGCGGATGTTCGCCAGCGGGTGGTGGCCGCACGCCAGCGCCAGGCCGAACGGTTCAGCGGGCGAACCGATGCATTCAAGAATGCCGACATGACCTCCAGCGATATCCGCGAGCATTGCGCGTTGGACGCTGCCGGGCAGGAGCTTCTGAAAATGGCGATGTCGCGGTTGGGATTATCGGCCAGGGCGTACGACAAAGTGCTGAAAGTTTCCCGCACCATTGCCGACCTTGCGGGGGAGGAAACAATCCGCCCCGAGCATCTTTCCGAAGCAATCCAATACCGCAGCCTTGACCGGCAATTTTGGAATGTGTGA
- a CDS encoding TIGR04255 family protein, producing MVQRLPKRISPCPIQEAVIELRFQTDMPADAVFGAIYQTVRDSYPQLKRLPLANIPEELRKEMQVQYEPLYHLVNPNFLCLIGPQVLSVEAQGEYPGWHRFKAEVLDTFNKVQNGAGVLKSITRIGMRYITVFDWNVLPELSVELKLAQRNLQYERMALQTYFMRDTFHCTVHLSNIEQSDDGGTKTRIDIDIAYIPTEDDTWLSIEQTIDAAHMIEKQEFFALLTPEFLETLHPEYEEEQ from the coding sequence ATGGTGCAGCGATTACCAAAACGTATTTCCCCATGCCCGATACAAGAGGCGGTTATTGAACTCCGCTTCCAGACAGATATGCCCGCAGATGCCGTATTTGGGGCGATATATCAGACGGTTCGGGATAGCTATCCGCAGTTAAAGCGTTTACCGCTTGCCAATATTCCCGAAGAGCTTCGCAAAGAAATGCAGGTGCAATATGAGCCGCTGTATCACCTTGTCAATCCAAATTTTCTCTGCTTGATTGGTCCGCAAGTGTTGTCGGTGGAAGCGCAAGGTGAATACCCCGGCTGGCATCGTTTCAAAGCGGAGGTGTTGGACACTTTCAACAAGGTGCAGAATGGAGCAGGCGTATTAAAATCAATCACCAGAATTGGAATGCGGTATATCACGGTATTTGATTGGAATGTATTGCCGGAACTTTCTGTTGAATTAAAACTGGCGCAAAGAAATCTTCAATATGAGCGCATGGCATTGCAAACATATTTTATGCGTGATACGTTCCATTGCACAGTACATCTTAGCAATATTGAGCAGAGCGATGATGGTGGCACAAAAACACGAATAGACATTGATATTGCCTACATACCCACAGAAGACGACACCTGGCTTTCGATAGAGCAAACGATTGATGCTGCCCACATGATTGAAAAGCAAGAATTTTTTGCACTGCTTACGCCGGAATTTCTTGAGACATTACATCCTGAATATGAAGAGGAACAATAA
- a CDS encoding phosphate/phosphite/phosphonate ABC transporter substrate-binding protein: MLHLLPRLPLLLLLAVIFPCIALAQPEPKREIVIGLNPSERAENVQKNADILAQMISQRAGMPVKIFVAHDYSGLVEALRGRTIDFAFFAPLTYVFAEKIADARVLLKAERRGRPYYYGCIIVHADSGYRTLADLKGKEIAWVDPTSTSGHIYPKAALKAIGINPDTYFGKQTFAGGHDKVVLSVINGTITAGATYPTILSGKAGPGPSLAMARTTEKSAPFSFPPRSRAITWPPRSLCWTPTRRLFRRSPLPCKA; the protein is encoded by the coding sequence ATGCTACATCTTCTTCCGCGCCTTCCCCTTCTCCTTCTGCTTGCCGTAATCTTCCCGTGTATCGCTTTGGCCCAGCCGGAGCCGAAGCGGGAGATTGTCATTGGGCTGAATCCATCCGAACGGGCGGAGAACGTCCAGAAAAATGCCGACATCCTGGCGCAGATGATTAGCCAGCGTGCGGGAATGCCGGTGAAGATTTTTGTGGCCCACGACTACAGCGGATTGGTGGAAGCGCTTCGCGGGCGGACGATTGACTTCGCATTCTTTGCCCCGCTGACCTACGTCTTTGCCGAAAAAATTGCCGATGCGCGGGTGTTGCTAAAAGCCGAACGCCGTGGCCGCCCCTACTACTACGGCTGCATCATCGTCCATGCCGACAGCGGCTACCGGACGCTGGCCGACCTGAAAGGGAAGGAGATCGCATGGGTGGACCCCACCTCCACCAGCGGCCATATCTACCCCAAAGCCGCCCTGAAGGCAATCGGCATCAACCCCGACACCTATTTTGGAAAACAGACGTTTGCCGGCGGGCATGATAAGGTGGTGCTTTCGGTCATCAACGGAACAATCACGGCGGGGGCAACCTACCCAACGATACTATCGGGGAAAGCGGGTCCTGGACCCAGCTTGGCGATGGCGCGTACAACGGAAAAGTCCGCCCCATTTTCTTTTCCCCCCCGATCCCGGGCGATAACATGGCCACCTCGCAGTTTATGCTGGACACCTACCCGCAGATTGTTCAGAAGGTCACCGCTGCCGTGCAAAGCCTGA
- the phnC gene encoding phosphonate ABC transporter ATP-binding protein: MTRREHRNRRALVRQESPAAPPIPNTSAQYLLRNLGVVYRDSNGKEFTAMRGVNLEIQRGEFIAVIGLSGAGKSTFLRCLNRMNEPSTGTLLFDGEDITHATGPRIVEIRRQVGFIFQQFNLVKTISVLNNVLTGRLSRTGWMNSMLGRYSRQDREIAIRYLTEVGLADKVNNRADRLSGGQQQRVAIARALAQQPKVILADEPMASLDPKLSEVVLMILQRFNRQEKITVVVNLHVLELARQYADRIIAFRKGEIAFDGKPDQLTPEIVEAIYQIEKEVLESL, encoded by the coding sequence ATGACCCGCCGCGAACACCGCAACCGCCGTGCGCTGGTGCGCCAGGAATCGCCCGCCGCGCCGCCAATTCCCAACACCAGCGCGCAATATCTGCTCCGCAATCTTGGGGTGGTGTATCGCGACAGCAACGGGAAGGAGTTCACGGCGATGCGGGGGGTGAATCTGGAGATTCAGCGGGGGGAGTTCATTGCGGTGATTGGGTTGTCGGGGGCGGGGAAATCCACCTTCCTCCGATGCCTGAACCGGATGAACGAGCCATCAACGGGAACACTGCTGTTTGACGGGGAAGATATCACCCACGCCACCGGCCCACGGATTGTTGAGATTCGGCGGCAGGTGGGGTTCATCTTCCAGCAATTCAATCTGGTGAAAACCATCTCCGTGCTGAACAACGTCCTGACCGGAAGGCTAAGCCGCACCGGGTGGATGAACTCAATGCTGGGGCGATACTCACGCCAGGACCGCGAGATAGCGATCCGGTATCTGACCGAGGTTGGGCTTGCCGACAAAGTGAACAACCGCGCCGACCGGCTAAGCGGCGGCCAGCAGCAGCGTGTGGCCATTGCCCGCGCATTGGCCCAGCAACCCAAAGTGATCCTTGCCGATGAGCCAATGGCCTCGCTGGACCCAAAGCTGAGCGAGGTGGTGCTGATGATCCTGCAGCGGTTCAACCGCCAGGAAAAGATCACGGTGGTGGTGAACCTTCACGTGCTTGAACTTGCGCGGCAGTATGCCGACCGGATCATCGCCTTCCGCAAAGGTGAGATTGCCTTCGACGGCAAGCCGGACCAGCTAACGCCGGAGATTGTGGAGGCGATTTACCAGATTGAGAAAGAAGTGCTGGAGAGCTTGTAG
- the phnE gene encoding phosphonate ABC transporter, permease protein PhnE: MSKRLFLYLLIACVVGFTIWSMGTTEMDLEKIRQGFFVKPFFGDFLLGLWPPNWSILDEVSWQMLVTIQMAWVGTLLATIISLPLSFVAARNITPTVALGATARFFFNVDRSVDVLIVALILVSAVGLGPMAGVLALAVHSVGSMGKLFTEAIETIDRGPIEALESTGASRSQVIRWGVVPQVMPLLISNFFYRLELNIRSSVILGIVGAGGIGFMLYDNIKQFQYQNVSMILLMIIVLVMGIDYISGRLRKATG; the protein is encoded by the coding sequence ATGTCCAAACGGTTATTTCTTTACCTGCTGATTGCGTGCGTGGTTGGCTTCACGATATGGAGCATGGGCACCACGGAAATGGACCTTGAGAAGATCCGCCAGGGCTTCTTTGTGAAGCCATTCTTCGGGGATTTCCTGCTGGGTTTGTGGCCGCCAAATTGGAGCATCCTTGATGAGGTGTCGTGGCAGATGTTGGTCACCATCCAAATGGCGTGGGTTGGGACGTTGCTTGCCACCATCATCTCCCTGCCGCTCTCGTTTGTTGCTGCGCGGAACATCACCCCAACGGTTGCTCTTGGGGCAACCGCCCGGTTCTTCTTCAACGTGGACCGCTCGGTTGATGTGCTGATTGTGGCGCTGATCCTGGTCTCCGCCGTTGGCTTGGGGCCGATGGCGGGGGTGCTGGCCCTTGCCGTGCATTCGGTTGGCTCGATGGGGAAATTATTCACCGAGGCGATTGAGACGATTGACCGCGGCCCGATCGAGGCGTTGGAATCCACCGGCGCGTCGCGGTCGCAGGTGATTCGGTGGGGGGTGGTTCCGCAAGTGATGCCGCTGCTGATCTCCAACTTCTTCTACCGGCTGGAGCTGAACATCCGGTCCTCGGTGATTTTGGGAATTGTTGGGGCCGGCGGCATTGGGTTTATGCTGTACGATAACATCAAGCAGTTCCAATACCAGAACGTCTCGATGATCCTTCTGATGATTATCGTGCTGGTGATGGGAATAGATTACATCAGCGGAAGATTGCGGAAGGCAACGGGATAG
- the rnc gene encoding ribonuclease III, with protein MKPSSTVIRQLVGKLFGRSPSETATAMLIFSPQPNKIFSPRNLLSADSIAAIEAITGHQIRNVAYFEQALLHRSYLQVLDDKGAVSNERLEFLGDSILNMLIGEFLFHRYHDIQEGELTKLRSRLVNRKALMICARAIQLERYMLLNTSANQSLAQGNDSLLADGFEALLAALYLDSGSQLGPVKEFLSRTLLTPEMFEKILFTEENYKSILLEHLQANGMGIPRYVVVSQEGPDHERVFTIQVVTSTIEEPLGLGTGRNKKQAEQAAAAEAVERLNIQMPANGK; from the coding sequence TTGAAACCGTCAAGCACTGTTATCCGGCAATTGGTGGGGAAGCTGTTCGGGCGGTCGCCCAGCGAAACGGCGACCGCCATGCTGATTTTTTCCCCGCAGCCCAACAAAATTTTCTCCCCTCGGAACCTGCTTTCGGCAGACTCCATTGCTGCCATTGAAGCGATCACCGGGCACCAGATCCGCAACGTTGCCTACTTCGAGCAGGCATTGCTTCACCGCAGCTACTTGCAGGTGCTGGATGACAAAGGGGCGGTCAGCAACGAGCGGTTGGAGTTTCTGGGGGACAGCATTTTGAATATGCTGATTGGGGAGTTCCTGTTCCACCGCTACCACGACATCCAAGAAGGGGAACTAACGAAGCTGCGAAGCCGCCTGGTGAACCGCAAGGCGTTGATGATCTGCGCCCGCGCAATCCAGCTGGAACGCTACATGCTGCTGAACACCTCCGCCAATCAATCCCTTGCCCAGGGGAACGATTCCCTTCTGGCCGATGGGTTCGAGGCCCTGCTGGCCGCACTCTATCTGGACAGCGGATCACAGCTTGGTCCGGTGAAAGAGTTCCTATCGCGCACGCTTCTTACGCCGGAGATGTTCGAGAAGATTTTGTTCACCGAGGAGAACTACAAGAGCATCCTGTTAGAGCACTTGCAGGCCAACGGGATGGGTATCCCACGTTATGTGGTGGTGTCGCAGGAGGGTCCGGACCATGAGCGGGTGTTCACCATCCAGGTAGTGACCAGCACTATCGAGGAACCGCTGGGATTGGGAACCGGGCGCAACAAAAAACAAGCCGAACAAGCCGCCGCCGCCGAAGCCGTGGAACGGCTGAATATCCAAATGCCAGCAAACGGGAAGTAA
- the fabF gene encoding beta-ketoacyl-ACP synthase II, with translation MARHTDRRVVVTGMGTVNPIGNTVPEYWQALIAGTSGADFITRFDATGYETTFACEVKGFDPVERLDRKTVGRTDQFTQFALASADEAMANAGLSSGTFDPERFGVVFGSGIGGMWTYHNQQRVLFETNNPRRISAFFIPMLIADIAAGMISMRFNLKGPNYATTSACATSSHAIADAFMLIQRGDADLMITGGSEAVVTPMAIGGFNAMKALSTRNDDPKTASRPFDVDRDGFVLGEGGAAIVLEELEHAKARGATIYAEIVGIGLTGDAHHITAPPPDGEGAYRSMRQAIRDAGLELTDVDYINVHGTSTPLGDLAETTAIRNLFGDHANKLLISSTKSMTGHLLGAAGAVEAIAAVLTIVNGIVHPTINNNTPDPAITIDFVPNVARKHDVRVAISNTFGFGGHNASLCFRRFEE, from the coding sequence ATGGCGCGACACACTGATCGCAGAGTTGTTGTAACCGGCATGGGCACGGTGAACCCAATTGGAAACACCGTTCCGGAGTACTGGCAAGCACTGATCGCCGGCACCAGCGGTGCCGACTTCATCACACGGTTCGACGCAACCGGCTACGAGACCACGTTCGCCTGCGAGGTGAAAGGATTTGACCCAGTGGAGCGGCTGGATCGCAAGACCGTTGGGCGCACCGACCAGTTCACCCAGTTCGCGCTGGCCTCCGCCGATGAAGCAATGGCCAATGCAGGATTATCCTCCGGCACGTTCGACCCCGAACGATTCGGCGTGGTGTTCGGCTCCGGCATTGGCGGGATGTGGACCTACCATAACCAGCAACGGGTGCTGTTCGAGACGAACAACCCGCGCCGCATCAGCGCGTTCTTTATCCCGATGCTGATCGCCGATATCGCCGCCGGCATGATCTCGATGCGGTTCAACCTGAAAGGACCGAACTACGCCACCACCAGCGCGTGCGCCACAAGCTCCCACGCAATTGCCGATGCCTTCATGCTGATCCAGCGTGGCGATGCGGACCTGATGATAACCGGCGGATCCGAAGCCGTTGTCACCCCCATGGCGATTGGCGGATTCAACGCCATGAAAGCACTCTCCACCCGCAACGACGACCCCAAAACCGCAAGCCGCCCGTTCGATGTTGACCGCGACGGGTTCGTGCTGGGGGAAGGTGGCGCAGCAATCGTGCTGGAGGAGCTGGAGCACGCAAAAGCACGCGGGGCAACCATCTATGCCGAGATTGTTGGCATTGGCCTTACCGGCGATGCCCACCATATCACCGCGCCCCCTCCCGATGGCGAAGGCGCGTACCGCTCGATGCGCCAAGCAATTCGCGATGCAGGGTTGGAGCTTACCGATGTTGATTACATCAACGTCCATGGGACCTCCACTCCATTGGGGGACCTGGCCGAAACCACTGCAATCCGGAACCTGTTTGGCGACCATGCCAACAAGCTGCTGATTAGCAGCACCAAGTCCATGACGGGGCATTTGTTGGGGGCCGCCGGCGCGGTGGAGGCAATCGCGGCGGTGCTGACAATCGTCAACGGGATTGTCCACCCAACCATCAACAACAACACTCCCGACCCCGCAATCACCATTGATTTTGTTCCGAACGTTGCGCGCAAGCACGATGTCCGCGTGGCGATCTCCAACACCTTCGGTTTTGGCGGCCACAACGCATCGCTCTGCTTCCGCCGATTCGAGGAATAA
- a CDS encoding acyl carrier protein, giving the protein MADVESTVKQIIINKLGVEESQITPSASFINDLGADSLDTVELIMEFEKAFDVTIDDTDAEKIQTVGDAVSYLQTKTV; this is encoded by the coding sequence ATGGCAGACGTTGAGTCAACAGTCAAGCAAATCATTATCAACAAGCTGGGCGTCGAGGAGTCGCAGATCACTCCTTCGGCATCCTTCATCAACGATCTTGGTGCCGATTCGCTCGATACGGTCGAGCTTATCATGGAATTTGAAAAGGCATTCGACGTCACCATTGACGACACCGATGCCGAAAAAATCCAGACCGTTGGCGATGCAGTAAGCTATCTGCAAACAAAAACCGTCTGA
- the fabD gene encoding ACP S-malonyltransferase, which yields MRSFLFPGQGSQYVGMGRQTYINNGIIRDICDRADDVLGFQLTGIMFEGPDDELRQTRNAQPAIFLHSYALYQLLDTPQPDMVAGHSLGEYTALAVANALTFDDALRLVQLRGAAMQEAGEQQPGTMAAIIGLDDEKVAAICAEVWQEIGVVQPANFNSPGQLVVSGTPEAVAETMKRAKEAGAKLAKQLNVSGAFHSPLMEPARQRLAQALETTPIRDAEIPVYVNVSAQAITLADDIRAALLAQLTAPVRWTESVQNMGAFGATRFVEVGPGTVLQGLVKRILPGSNVTSIEHQGQIDEFNANTTEA from the coding sequence ATGCGCTCATTTCTGTTCCCGGGGCAAGGCTCCCAGTATGTTGGCATGGGCCGCCAAACGTACATCAACAACGGGATCATTCGCGACATCTGCGACCGTGCCGACGACGTGCTTGGGTTCCAGCTAACCGGCATCATGTTTGAAGGCCCCGATGATGAGCTGCGGCAAACCCGCAACGCCCAGCCGGCGATTTTTCTCCACAGCTACGCCCTCTATCAACTGCTGGACACCCCCCAGCCCGACATGGTGGCGGGGCATTCGTTGGGGGAGTACACCGCGCTTGCGGTTGCCAACGCCCTCACCTTCGACGACGCGCTGCGGCTGGTGCAGCTTCGCGGCGCGGCGATGCAGGAAGCTGGCGAACAGCAGCCTGGGACCATGGCCGCAATCATTGGGCTGGATGATGAGAAGGTAGCAGCCATCTGCGCTGAAGTTTGGCAGGAAATTGGGGTGGTGCAGCCGGCAAACTTTAATTCGCCGGGCCAATTGGTGGTCAGCGGCACACCGGAAGCGGTGGCCGAAACAATGAAACGGGCAAAAGAAGCCGGCGCAAAGCTGGCCAAGCAGCTGAACGTCTCCGGCGCGTTCCACTCGCCGTTAATGGAGCCGGCCCGCCAGCGGCTGGCGCAAGCGTTGGAAACCACGCCAATCCGCGATGCCGAGATTCCGGTGTACGTGAACGTTTCGGCCCAAGCCATCACCCTTGCCGACGACATCCGCGCCGCACTGCTGGCGCAGCTAACCGCCCCGGTTCGCTGGACCGAGTCGGTGCAAAATATGGGAGCCTTTGGGGCAACCCGCTTTGTGGAAGTGGGACCCGGAACGGTGCTGCAAGGCCTGGTAAAACGGATACTTCCCGGAAGCAACGTCACCAGCATCGAGCATCAAGGGCAGATTGACGAGTTCAACGCAAACACAACCGAAGCATGA
- the plsX gene encoding phosphate acyltransferase PlsX, translated as MSNSPVRIAFDAMGTDRAPSEDVRGAIDALQEMRQRGRDFTLTLVGRQAELEAELAKFPAVDRSRIAIANATEVIAMDDEPAQAVRSKRDSSIVRGLTLHREGQADAFVSAGNTGAVMAASTFILGRIPGIARPTIASQFPSANGYTIVADVGANVDTKPRNLYEFAVMTSVYAESIFGYPRPTVGLLNVGEEEGKGEERAVQAYELLKSSSLNFVGNVEGRDILKGTVRVVICDGFTGNIILKFAESVPGLLRAKLTNYANSGFLKKLMTGLSKGVLKGVFREMDYQEYGGVPLLGVNGVSIIGHGGSTAKAIKNMIFKAEEMVRKEVNQKIAAAIGNAAKQ; from the coding sequence ATGAGTAACTCCCCTGTCCGAATTGCTTTTGATGCCATGGGTACCGACCGCGCACCGTCGGAAGATGTGCGTGGGGCGATTGACGCACTTCAGGAGATGCGCCAACGTGGCCGCGACTTCACGCTGACGCTGGTTGGTCGCCAAGCAGAGCTTGAGGCGGAGCTGGCCAAGTTCCCGGCGGTGGACCGCAGCCGCATCGCCATTGCCAACGCCACGGAGGTGATTGCAATGGACGACGAACCGGCGCAAGCCGTCCGGTCCAAGCGCGACAGCTCGATTGTTCGCGGGCTGACGCTTCACCGCGAGGGCCAGGCCGATGCCTTCGTCTCGGCAGGGAACACCGGCGCGGTGATGGCCGCTTCCACGTTTATCCTGGGGCGCATCCCGGGCATTGCCCGCCCGACGATTGCCTCGCAATTCCCCTCGGCCAACGGCTACACCATCGTTGCCGATGTTGGCGCAAACGTGGACACCAAACCGCGCAACCTGTATGAGTTCGCGGTGATGACCAGCGTCTATGCCGAAAGCATCTTTGGTTACCCGCGCCCAACCGTTGGGCTGCTGAACGTTGGCGAGGAGGAAGGGAAAGGGGAAGAACGCGCCGTGCAAGCCTACGAGCTTCTGAAATCCAGCAGTTTGAATTTTGTTGGAAACGTGGAAGGGCGCGACATCCTGAAAGGAACGGTGCGCGTGGTGATCTGCGACGGGTTCACCGGCAACATCATCCTGAAATTTGCCGAAAGCGTCCCCGGCCTGCTTCGCGCAAAGCTGACGAACTACGCCAACTCCGGCTTCCTGAAAAAGCTGATGACGGGCTTATCGAAAGGGGTGCTGAAAGGGGTGTTCCGCGAGATGGACTACCAAGAATATGGCGGGGTTCCGCTGTTAGGGGTGAACGGGGTCTCCATTATCGGGCATGGTGGGTCCACCGCCAAAGCCATTAAGAATATGATCTTCAAGGCCGAAGAAATGGTGCGGAAAGAGGTCAACCAAAAGATTGCTGCGGCCATTGGGAACGCGGCCAAGCAGTAA
- a CDS encoding methyltransferase domain-containing protein produces the protein MTNPPANPLAVAEPWNLVADAYTADIVPQFELFAADALRLALLPPSPRIVDVATGPGTLALVAAADGATVSALDFSPAMIANLERRAAALGITTVQVVQGDGQALPFDSDSYDAAFSMFGLFFFPDRAAGFRELHRVIHPGCRAVVSSWAPFRRPFGLVMDAVREFLPGLPFGDGKAPLGDPDEFAQEMTSAGFRDVQIHQITHTTVASSLQAFWKSAQQANAPLVLLQKKLGEQEWRSVSERVYNRLRDELGEGPTEVQFAAYLGVGVK, from the coding sequence ATGACGAATCCCCCTGCTAACCCACTTGCCGTTGCCGAGCCGTGGAACCTTGTTGCCGATGCCTACACTGCGGACATCGTGCCGCAGTTCGAGCTGTTCGCTGCCGACGCGTTGCGGCTTGCCCTGCTTCCCCCATCGCCCCGCATTGTTGATGTGGCCACCGGCCCCGGGACGCTGGCGTTGGTTGCCGCCGCCGATGGCGCAACCGTTAGTGCCCTTGATTTCTCCCCTGCGATGATCGCCAATTTGGAACGCCGCGCTGCCGCGCTGGGTATCACCACTGTCCAGGTGGTTCAGGGGGATGGCCAAGCATTGCCGTTTGATTCCGATAGCTACGATGCAGCATTCTCCATGTTCGGGTTGTTCTTCTTCCCCGACCGCGCCGCTGGGTTCCGCGAACTCCATCGCGTGATCCACCCCGGTTGCCGTGCGGTGGTGAGCAGCTGGGCCCCGTTCCGCAGGCCGTTCGGGCTGGTGATGGATGCCGTTCGCGAGTTCCTTCCGGGCCTTCCGTTTGGCGATGGAAAAGCTCCGCTGGGGGACCCCGATGAATTCGCGCAGGAGATGACCAGCGCGGGGTTCCGCGATGTCCAGATTCACCAGATCACCCACACCACTGTGGCCTCCTCGTTGCAAGCATTTTGGAAATCCGCGCAGCAAGCAAATGCCCCCCTTGTGCTGCTGCAAAAAAAGCTGGGGGAACAGGAATGGCGCAGCGTCAGCGAACGGGTGTACAACCGCCTGCGGGATGAGTTGGGGGAAGGTCCAACCGAGGTTCAGTTCGCCGCATATTTGGGGGTTGGGGTGAAGTAG